From a single Lentimicrobiaceae bacterium genomic region:
- a CDS encoding GNAT family N-acetyltransferase — translation MEIKNLANLPTDIIYGAFSKAFFDYSAISLNFASFTQLIERRGFCPELSFGAFADGELVSFTLNGTGLYQGVKTAYDTGTGTVPDFRGQGLARRIFLESKPALKAAGINQYLLEVLQDNFKAVPLYRSMGFETIREFQYFSTKADSVKPNPGPKAQSFILKSSLIPDPDTLTPFHDFHPSWQNSFESISRRPQDFRFIGAYHHEQLAGYGISDPSTGDITQLAVDKNFRRQGIATAILKELLLINNFETIKIINTVKDCTSINGFLQHLGLSPAGSQFEMICKL, via the coding sequence ATGGAAATAAAAAATCTGGCAAATTTACCCACAGACATCATTTACGGCGCATTCAGCAAGGCATTTTTCGACTACAGCGCCATCTCACTCAACTTTGCATCATTCACTCAACTGATTGAGCGCAGAGGGTTCTGTCCTGAATTATCCTTTGGGGCATTTGCCGACGGAGAATTGGTAAGCTTTACCCTGAACGGAACCGGACTTTACCAGGGCGTAAAAACAGCCTACGACACCGGAACCGGCACTGTTCCTGACTTCAGAGGGCAAGGTCTTGCCCGCCGCATTTTCCTGGAATCAAAACCTGCCCTGAAAGCAGCAGGCATCAACCAATATCTGCTTGAGGTATTACAAGATAATTTCAAGGCGGTTCCCTTATACCGCAGCATGGGCTTTGAAACCATCAGAGAATTCCAATATTTCAGCACAAAAGCCGATTCGGTAAAACCCAATCCAGGCCCCAAAGCTCAATCTTTTATACTCAAAAGCAGCTTAATACCCGACCCTGACACATTGACTCCTTTCCATGACTTTCACCCTTCATGGCAAAACAGTTTTGAATCAATCAGCAGAAGACCGCAGGATTTCAGGTTCATCGGAGCATACCATCACGAACAGCTTGCAGGCTATGGAATATCAGACCCTTCAACCGGCGACATTACACAACTTGCCGTTGACAAAAACTTTCGCCGCCAGGGCATTGCAACCGCCATTCTGAAAGAGCTTCTGCTGATCAACAACTTTGAAACCATAAAAATTATCAACACTGTAAAAGATTGCACATCCATCAACGGATTTCTGCAACACCTGGGACTCAGTCCGGCCGGAAGCCAGTTTGAAATGATTTGTAAACTCTGA
- a CDS encoding TOBE domain-containing protein has product MKISARNQIKGIIREIKPGIVTAKLTLDIGNDNLLSSVITMDSIEDLNLKVGDEVFAIIKSTEVMIGKQ; this is encoded by the coding sequence ATGAAAATTAGTGCACGCAATCAGATTAAAGGCATTATCCGCGAAATTAAGCCGGGTATTGTTACAGCCAAGCTTACCCTCGATATAGGAAATGATAATTTATTGAGCTCGGTAATTACAATGGATAGCATCGAAGACCTTAATTTAAAGGTGGGCGATGAAGTTTTTGCCATTATCAAGTCTACCGAAGTGATGATTGGAAAGCAATAG
- a CDS encoding HD domain-containing protein, producing the protein MNKAAIIQQTSDFVQQTLHGAEGGHDWWHIYRVWKTARQIAASENVDTLTVELGALLHDIADSKFHNGDETIGPRMAGNFLTSIGIPAETIIHVQKMIENISFKGGKEQQHFKSAELDVVQDADRLDALGAIGIARTFNYGGHKNREIYNPEIKPDMNMSKEAYKNSTAPSINHFYEKLLLLKDLMNTETGKKMAQQRHDFMILYLDTFYKEWEGQQ; encoded by the coding sequence ATGAACAAGGCAGCCATCATTCAGCAAACTTCCGATTTTGTACAACAAACGCTTCATGGAGCCGAGGGCGGTCATGACTGGTGGCATATTTACAGGGTATGGAAAACAGCCCGGCAAATCGCTGCTTCAGAAAACGTCGACACATTGACTGTTGAACTTGGCGCACTCTTGCATGATATTGCTGATTCAAAATTTCACAATGGCGATGAAACTATAGGACCGCGCATGGCCGGAAACTTCCTGACCTCCATAGGCATTCCGGCCGAAACGATTATTCACGTACAAAAAATGATTGAAAACATTTCATTTAAGGGAGGTAAAGAGCAACAACATTTTAAATCGGCCGAACTTGACGTAGTGCAGGACGCCGACCGCCTTGATGCGCTGGGAGCCATTGGCATTGCCCGCACATTCAACTATGGTGGCCATAAAAACCGGGAGATTTATAACCCTGAAATAAAACCCGACATGAACATGAGTAAGGAAGCATACAAAAACAGTACAGCTCCTTCCATTAATCATTTTTACGAAAAGCTGTTGCTGCTAAAAGACCTGATGAACACAGAAACAGGCAAAAAGATGGCGCAACAAAGGCATGATTTTATGATACTTTACCTCGACACTTTTTACAAAGAATGGGAAGGTCAGCAATAA
- the fabD gene encoding ACP S-malonyltransferase, translating to MKAYVFPGQGAQFVGMGKDLYDSNALAKELFEKANDILGFRITDLMFAGTDEDLRQTRVTQPAIFLHSVILAKTLGEDFKPDMTAGHSLGEFSALVAAGALSFEDGLKLVYARAMAMQKACEAEPSTMAAILGLDDAKVEEVLAGIDDVVVPANYNSPGQLVISGSMKGIETACELLKAAGAKRALPLKVGGAFHSPLMEPARVELAAAINATNFSAPICPVYQNVTGKPVTDPAQIRENLVAQLTAPVRWTQSVQNMVADGGNLFVEVGPGTVLQGLVKKIAPGTEAISA from the coding sequence ATGAAAGCATACGTATTCCCCGGACAGGGCGCCCAGTTTGTGGGTATGGGAAAAGACCTATATGACAGCAATGCATTAGCAAAAGAACTATTTGAAAAAGCTAATGATATTCTAGGTTTCCGGATTACCGATTTGATGTTTGCAGGCACCGACGAAGATCTTCGCCAGACAAGGGTTACTCAACCTGCTATTTTTCTGCACTCAGTAATACTGGCCAAAACCCTGGGAGAAGATTTCAAACCTGACATGACAGCCGGCCACTCACTTGGTGAATTTTCAGCACTTGTTGCTGCAGGCGCCCTTTCTTTTGAAGACGGGCTTAAACTGGTGTATGCCAGAGCCATGGCTATGCAAAAAGCCTGTGAGGCCGAACCTTCAACCATGGCAGCTATTCTGGGACTTGACGATGCAAAAGTTGAAGAAGTACTTGCCGGTATTGACGATGTAGTAGTACCTGCAAATTACAACAGCCCCGGCCAATTGGTAATAAGCGGTTCGATGAAAGGTATTGAAACTGCCTGCGAATTGCTGAAAGCAGCCGGTGCCAAAAGAGCACTTCCCTTAAAAGTGGGCGGCGCTTTTCACTCTCCCTTAATGGAGCCCGCAAGAGTTGAACTTGCTGCAGCCATCAATGCCACTAACTTTAGCGCGCCAATATGCCCTGTTTACCAAAATGTTACCGGAAAACCTGTAACTGACCCTGCTCAAATTCGCGAGAATCTTGTAGCCCAGCTCACAGCGCCTGTACGCTGGACACAAAGCGTTCAAAACATGGTAGCTGACGGTGGAAACTTATTTGTTGAAGTTGGCCCCGGAACAGTACTTCAGGGCCTGGTTAAAAAAATTGCCCCGGGCACTGAAGCTATCAGCGCCTGA
- a CDS encoding acyl carrier protein — protein MITLAEVKESLRTFIAETSLYPPEKVKYETLIFEEGIFDSLGFLALINFIEERFKIKASDAELLESNFESIDAMAGFISSKLN, from the coding sequence ATGATAACCCTTGCTGAAGTAAAAGAAAGCCTGAGGACCTTTATTGCTGAAACATCACTTTACCCTCCCGAAAAGGTTAAATACGAAACCCTCATTTTTGAGGAAGGTATTTTTGATTCACTGGGATTCCTGGCTCTGATAAACTTCATTGAAGAGCGATTTAAAATTAAAGCATCTGATGCTGAATTGCTTGAATCGAACTTTGAATCTATTGATGCTATGGCAGGATTTATCAGCAGTAAACTTAACTAA
- the nadE gene encoding NAD(+) synthase encodes MEKMPFSKDILQINDIEATISHLCALMREEIYYNNKRRGAVLGLSGGIDSSVTLALAVRAISPEHVLGIMMPEKDSNPESCILAEKLAGQLGVETATEEITAALEGFHCYQRRDEAIKKIFPEFNPATDKSKIGINQSGLNQNLPPVFSLTVIKKSGEQQHKIIPLNEYLQIVAASNFKQRSRMAMLYYYAEKMHYSVLGTANKHEIAQGFFVKYGDGAADMYPLAALYKTQVYQLARQLGIPREIIDRTPTTDTYSAEQTQEEFFYQLPFEEMDLLWYGFENDYSPTEVGLILEKTPEEVASVYKNFARKKRTTGYLRAYPAYFS; translated from the coding sequence ATGGAAAAAATGCCATTTTCGAAAGATATACTTCAAATCAACGACATTGAAGCAACCATCAGCCACTTGTGTGCATTGATGAGAGAGGAAATATATTACAACAATAAGCGAAGAGGCGCTGTATTGGGGCTTAGCGGAGGCATTGACTCATCGGTAACACTGGCATTGGCCGTAAGAGCCATTAGTCCGGAACATGTTTTGGGCATTATGATGCCCGAAAAAGACTCGAATCCTGAAAGCTGCATTCTTGCCGAAAAACTTGCCGGGCAATTGGGCGTTGAAACCGCAACCGAAGAAATAACGGCCGCACTGGAAGGCTTTCACTGCTACCAGAGACGAGATGAGGCCATAAAAAAAATATTTCCTGAGTTTAATCCGGCAACCGATAAATCCAAAATTGGCATCAACCAATCAGGGCTTAATCAAAACCTGCCCCCTGTTTTTTCCCTTACTGTAATAAAAAAATCAGGGGAACAGCAGCATAAAATCATTCCGCTTAATGAATACCTTCAGATTGTAGCCGCATCAAATTTCAAGCAGCGGAGCAGAATGGCGATGTTGTATTACTACGCCGAAAAAATGCACTACAGCGTGCTGGGGACAGCCAATAAACATGAAATTGCACAGGGCTTTTTTGTAAAATATGGCGATGGCGCTGCTGACATGTATCCACTGGCGGCTCTTTATAAAACGCAGGTATACCAACTTGCCCGCCAGCTTGGAATTCCCCGGGAAATTATCGACCGCACTCCCACCACCGACACTTACAGCGCCGAACAAACGCAGGAAGAATTTTTTTACCAGCTTCCTTTTGAAGAAATGGATTTACTGTGGTATGGTTTTGAAAACGACTATTCACCAACAGAAGTAGGATTAATTCTTGAAAAAACGCCTGAAGAAGTCGCATCGGTTTACAAAAACTTTGCCCGAAAGAAACGAACAACCGGATACCTGAGGGCTTACCCGGCCTATTTCTCATAA
- a CDS encoding MBOAT family protein: protein MLFNSFHFLVFLTASSVAFYSVAERYKQLVIFLFSVVFIAAISSKLVIFTLIFTILNYILGIFLEKKLHSPYRLLIFRLSVMANAGLLVFFKYYGFLADNLNSLFGGFNAGLSFPHLNVLLPVGISYYTFQVIGYLVRINRAAGLAEHNFIHFANYLIFFPKFISGPIERSQRFFPQLNKKTTFVPDEISKGLRLFLLGMFKKVVIANNLAGPVVAAYDHINTFPQGAFVFVFIIQAIHLYCDFSGYTDMALGMARIFGIKLTDNFNRPFLACSVSEFWRRWHISLSSWCNDFVFLPFIIQYRRLGNVANVAGIFLTFFIIGVWHGANWTFVVLGLLQGVAISAEFASKRKRVMFAQKFNPQLVVLLSRIYTFLFFCFTLVFFNARNMSDAWYFISHLFVLPDLSQLSTVLIELPARVYMAVCFYLILFVFELYQENGADTGWLFQRMPRLVRWAGYYIMLAFIFFYSSAGDTFIYLKF from the coding sequence GTGTTATTTAACTCATTTCATTTTCTGGTTTTTCTTACAGCCTCTTCTGTAGCTTTTTATAGTGTGGCAGAGCGCTATAAACAACTAGTGATATTTTTATTCAGCGTAGTTTTTATTGCTGCCATATCCTCAAAGTTAGTGATTTTTACGCTGATTTTCACTATCCTGAATTATATTCTTGGCATATTTCTGGAAAAAAAGTTGCATTCGCCTTACCGGCTTTTAATCTTCAGGCTTTCGGTCATGGCCAATGCCGGGCTGCTCGTTTTTTTTAAATATTATGGATTTTTGGCCGATAATTTAAATTCACTTTTTGGCGGATTTAATGCCGGACTGAGCTTTCCTCATCTGAATGTGCTGCTTCCTGTCGGCATTTCATATTACACATTTCAGGTGATTGGTTACCTTGTAAGAATCAACAGGGCGGCTGGTCTTGCTGAGCACAATTTTATACATTTTGCCAATTATCTGATTTTTTTTCCAAAGTTTATCTCAGGCCCTATTGAACGGTCCCAGCGATTTTTTCCTCAACTTAACAAAAAAACTACGTTTGTTCCCGATGAAATTTCAAAAGGTTTGCGGTTGTTTCTCCTGGGGATGTTTAAAAAAGTTGTGATTGCAAACAATCTGGCTGGCCCGGTAGTGGCTGCTTATGATCATATTAACACATTTCCGCAAGGCGCGTTTGTGTTTGTTTTTATAATTCAGGCGATTCATTTGTATTGCGATTTTTCGGGATATACCGATATGGCGCTCGGCATGGCGCGGATTTTTGGAATCAAACTGACTGATAATTTCAACAGGCCGTTTCTTGCGTGCAGTGTTTCAGAGTTCTGGCGCCGCTGGCACATCTCCCTCTCTTCATGGTGTAACGATTTTGTATTTCTGCCTTTTATTATTCAGTACCGCCGGTTGGGGAATGTGGCCAATGTTGCAGGAATTTTTCTCACCTTTTTTATTATTGGTGTATGGCATGGCGCCAACTGGACATTTGTGGTGCTCGGGTTGTTGCAGGGTGTGGCCATCAGTGCTGAGTTTGCCTCCAAACGTAAACGAGTTATGTTTGCTCAAAAATTTAACCCGCAACTGGTTGTGTTGCTGAGCCGGATTTATACTTTCCTGTTTTTTTGCTTTACATTGGTGTTCTTTAACGCCCGCAATATGAGTGATGCATGGTATTTTATCAGTCACTTGTTTGTCTTGCCTGACCTTTCTCAATTAAGCACGGTATTGATAGAGCTGCCTGCGCGGGTTTATATGGCGGTGTGTTTTTATTTAATCCTGTTTGTGTTTGAATTGTATCAGGAAAACGGGGCAGACACCGGCTGGCTTTTTCAACGGATGCCCCGTTTGGTAAGATGGGCTGGCTATTATATCATGTTAGCTTTTATTTTCTTTTATAGTTCGGCCGGCGATACATTTATTTATCTGAAATTTTAA
- a CDS encoding response regulator transcription factor has product MKQIKVVIVDDHKMVVEGLRKLIDESQVAIVCDVAYTGRDVFAVIGRCSPDVLLLDINLPDANGLDLCKEIKALFPELKIVALTSYTDYSVVKRMMANGASGYVIKNAMPDEILMSIETVYKNQVFLCEEIDIMMNRRGESQVWLTNRETELLRLIVDGYTNPEIAERMFLGVETVNSYRKNLLCKLGARNTAMLVKIAMERMLV; this is encoded by the coding sequence ATGAAGCAAATTAAAGTTGTTATAGTTGACGACCACAAAATGGTTGTAGAGGGCTTGCGCAAACTCATTGATGAGTCGCAGGTAGCTATTGTTTGTGATGTAGCCTATACTGGCCGCGATGTATTTGCTGTCATTGGCCGCTGCTCACCCGATGTTTTGCTTCTCGATATTAACCTGCCTGATGCCAACGGGTTAGACCTGTGCAAAGAGATAAAAGCCCTGTTTCCTGAATTGAAAATTGTTGCGCTTACCAGTTATACTGATTATTCTGTGGTGAAACGTATGATGGCCAATGGAGCTTCGGGTTATGTAATTAAAAATGCCATGCCCGATGAAATATTGATGAGTATTGAAACCGTATATAAAAATCAGGTGTTTCTGTGCGAAGAGATTGATATAATGATGAACCGGCGTGGAGAATCACAGGTTTGGCTTACCAATCGCGAAACCGAATTACTCAGGCTTATTGTAGATGGTTACACCAATCCCGAAATTGCTGAACGTATGTTTCTGGGCGTGGAAACTGTGAACAGCTATCGTAAAAATCTGCTCTGCAAGCTGGGCGCCCGCAATACAGCCATGCTGGTTAAAATAGCCATGGAAAGAATGTTGGTATAA
- a CDS encoding AMP-binding protein yields MNAFDYFFELSGNSNHDAVVGKERVSYKTLRYNALTTALQLNHMHGENNYILLISDNSVFFITIYLAILKSGNICVPLNPAIEPENFRKVQIKTGASIAFVSQRYASKFSGLDLIIYNNPIPEIRSERQKHKTSDDTKHIFDENRTAEIIFTSGSTGEQKGVIITHKNIIANTHSILEYLKLDKTDTIEVVMPFFYCYGLSLMHTHLRVGGSMHLNNHFIFLGGVIDDLNKYNCTGFAGVPSHFQILLRKTKEFKKTAFPSLRYVTQAGGKLHTAFIKEFTTAFPDINFYVMYGQTEATARLSYLPPGEIQRKSGSIGRGIPGVELKVVNENGIAVTPGETGEIMAKGDNIMIGYLNDNEATKATLRDGWLHTGDLATVDEDGYIYLQSRTREIIKVRGIRVSPKEIEAVIVNYPGVIDCTVYADSSETEGESISAIVYVNDSEINQFSADKIRQHCAQSLASYKVPQKITFTAQLMFNSSGKKSKY; encoded by the coding sequence ATGAATGCCTTTGATTATTTTTTCGAATTATCGGGGAATTCAAACCATGATGCAGTGGTTGGCAAAGAGCGTGTTTCATACAAAACATTAAGATACAACGCATTAACAACCGCCCTGCAACTAAACCACATGCATGGAGAAAACAACTATATTCTCCTCATAAGCGACAACTCCGTTTTTTTCATCACCATCTACCTGGCTATTCTAAAATCAGGCAACATTTGCGTTCCACTAAACCCGGCCATTGAACCTGAAAATTTCAGGAAAGTTCAAATCAAAACAGGCGCTTCCATAGCCTTTGTCAGCCAACGATATGCATCAAAATTCTCAGGTTTGGACCTGATTATTTACAACAACCCAATACCCGAAATAAGATCGGAAAGGCAAAAACATAAAACCAGCGATGACACAAAACATATTTTTGACGAAAACCGCACAGCAGAAATAATCTTTACATCCGGCTCAACGGGCGAACAAAAGGGAGTAATCATCACACATAAAAACATTATAGCCAACACTCACTCCATACTCGAATACCTCAAACTTGACAAAACCGACACAATAGAAGTGGTCATGCCATTTTTTTATTGCTACGGACTTTCGTTGATGCACACTCATTTGCGGGTTGGAGGCTCGATGCACCTGAACAACCATTTTATTTTCCTGGGAGGTGTAATTGATGATTTAAACAAATACAATTGCACAGGTTTTGCAGGCGTGCCCAGCCATTTTCAGATACTTTTGCGCAAAACAAAAGAATTTAAGAAAACTGCATTTCCTTCGCTCAGATATGTAACCCAGGCTGGCGGGAAACTGCATACAGCTTTTATTAAGGAGTTTACAACAGCCTTTCCTGATATTAATTTCTACGTAATGTATGGCCAGACTGAAGCTACGGCAAGGTTATCATATCTTCCGCCAGGTGAAATTCAACGTAAATCAGGCTCCATAGGGCGTGGCATTCCGGGAGTAGAGCTCAAAGTGGTGAACGAAAACGGCATAGCAGTAACCCCCGGTGAAACAGGAGAGATAATGGCCAAAGGCGACAATATCATGATTGGCTACTTAAATGACAATGAAGCAACTAAAGCCACCTTAAGAGACGGATGGCTGCATACCGGCGACCTGGCCACTGTCGACGAGGATGGGTATATCTATTTACAATCAAGAACCCGCGAAATTATCAAAGTCAGAGGCATCAGGGTTAGCCCCAAAGAAATAGAAGCCGTCATTGTAAACTACCCTGGCGTGATAGATTGCACCGTGTATGCCGACAGCAGCGAAACCGAAGGGGAATCCATCTCGGCCATTGTTTATGTAAACGACTCCGAAATAAACCAGTTCAGTGCAGACAAAATCAGGCAACATTGCGCCCAAAGCCTCGCATCATATAAAGTGCCGCAAAAAATCACCTTTACAGCACAACTCATGTTTAATTCATCCGGCAAAAAATCGAAATACTGA
- the asnB gene encoding asparagine synthase (glutamine-hydrolyzing), producing MCGIAGIFNNESGEHTPAEQQLISMLAAIRHRGPDESGIYLNQKIGLGHVRLSIIDIFSGQQPMAANNGQYRIVYNGELFNFPEIRHKLEKLGIQFTTQSDTEVVLKAYIQWGPSCLQQFNGQFSIAIWDNKKSELFLARDRLGIRPLFYTQTSSNFIFCSEIKGIFQLPYVDRKINHKALAQIFTFWTTITPYTPFEQIFELPPGHFMTINNKGTSQHRYWNLPFTQKKSDSSIPFETASEELLRLLKDSVKIRLRADVEVAAYLSGGLDSSITTALIHELSPAMLHTFSIGFKEAEFDETNYQQEVASFFNTQHTLNTCTSAEIGENFPHTIRHAEFPILRTGPTPLYLLSKSVRQHNIKVVITGEGADEILAGYNIFKEDKIRRFWARNPQSDIRPLLLGRLYHYLPALKEARPAFLKMFFGFRLNETDNPYYSHLIRWHNTSRIQHYFASHIVNQLEKYEPVDEIAQNMAENFTHLSDLGKSQYLESSIFMSGYLLSSQGDRMSMANSVEGRYPFLDHRLIEYAATLPDNYKLNCLTEKFILKKMMKQKIPDSVLNRRKQAYRAPVSPCFTSRPTPEYISEMLNSTSINNFGYFDPAKTSQLINKICKCKNATEVENMALSGIISTQLLHHFFITNNILVSPDVRPANLTVTIE from the coding sequence ATGTGCGGCATCGCAGGTATTTTCAATAATGAATCGGGAGAGCACACGCCTGCCGAGCAGCAACTCATCTCAATGCTGGCTGCCATTCGCCACAGGGGGCCGGATGAAAGCGGAATTTATCTGAATCAAAAAATCGGACTGGGCCATGTACGCCTGAGCATCATTGACATATTTTCAGGGCAACAGCCCATGGCCGCAAATAACGGTCAATACAGGATAGTATATAACGGGGAACTTTTCAACTTCCCCGAAATCAGACATAAACTCGAAAAACTCGGAATTCAGTTTACAACACAATCTGACACCGAAGTTGTTTTGAAAGCCTATATCCAGTGGGGGCCCTCTTGCTTACAGCAATTTAACGGCCAGTTTTCTATCGCCATTTGGGACAACAAAAAATCTGAACTTTTTCTGGCACGCGACAGGCTTGGAATCAGACCTTTGTTTTACACTCAAACAAGCAGTAACTTCATTTTTTGCTCTGAGATAAAAGGCATTTTTCAGCTGCCTTATGTAGACAGGAAAATCAATCACAAGGCTTTAGCTCAGATTTTTACCTTCTGGACCACCATTACGCCTTATACTCCTTTTGAGCAGATTTTTGAATTACCACCCGGCCATTTTATGACAATTAACAACAAGGGCACTTCCCAGCACAGGTACTGGAATCTGCCTTTTACGCAAAAGAAATCCGACAGCTCAATACCTTTTGAAACAGCCAGCGAAGAGCTTCTCAGACTTTTAAAAGATTCGGTCAAAATCAGGCTCAGAGCCGATGTGGAAGTTGCCGCATATTTGAGTGGCGGACTTGATTCAAGCATAACCACAGCACTTATTCACGAACTAAGTCCGGCCATGTTGCACACTTTCTCCATAGGTTTTAAAGAGGCTGAGTTCGATGAAACCAATTATCAACAGGAAGTTGCCTCATTTTTCAACACTCAGCACACTTTAAACACCTGCACTTCAGCTGAAATTGGCGAAAACTTTCCTCACACCATCAGGCATGCTGAATTTCCAATTTTGCGAACAGGACCCACCCCATTGTATCTTCTGTCAAAAAGCGTCAGGCAACATAACATCAAAGTGGTTATTACCGGTGAAGGCGCTGACGAGATACTGGCCGGATATAACATCTTTAAAGAAGATAAAATCAGACGTTTTTGGGCACGGAACCCTCAATCTGACATCAGGCCATTATTACTGGGAAGGCTTTATCATTATTTACCCGCACTAAAAGAAGCCCGACCGGCCTTTCTTAAAATGTTTTTCGGCTTCAGGCTGAATGAAACTGATAACCCATACTACTCCCATTTAATCCGGTGGCACAATACCTCAAGAATACAGCACTATTTTGCTTCACACATCGTCAACCAACTTGAAAAGTATGAGCCTGTTGACGAAATAGCACAGAACATGGCGGAAAACTTCACCCATCTGAGTGATTTGGGCAAATCACAATATCTTGAATCCTCCATTTTCATGTCGGGTTACCTGCTTTCGTCGCAGGGAGATCGCATGTCAATGGCCAATTCAGTAGAAGGCCGTTATCCTTTTCTTGACCACCGGCTGATTGAATATGCAGCCACACTCCCCGACAATTACAAGCTTAACTGTTTAACCGAAAAATTTATCCTTAAAAAGATGATGAAGCAAAAAATCCCTGATTCGGTGCTCAATCGCCGCAAACAGGCATACCGGGCTCCGGTTTCACCATGTTTTACCTCCCGGCCCACACCGGAATACATCAGTGAAATGTTGAATTCAACATCAATCAACAATTTCGGGTATTTCGACCCGGCCAAAACCTCGCAGCTCATCAATAAAATATGCAAATGTAAAAACGCGACAGAAGTTGAAAATATGGCATTATCCGGCATCATCTCCACCCAGCTGTTACATCATTTCTTTATTACAAACAACATACTGGTTTCGCCCGACGTCCGCCCGGCTAATCTGACGGTTACCATCGAATAA